A part of Tessaracoccus timonensis genomic DNA contains:
- the gatA gene encoding Asp-tRNA(Asn)/Glu-tRNA(Gln) amidotransferase subunit GatA, whose product MSMLTTKSAAELGRMIAGGEVTSVEVTTAFLERIEALNPTLNAFLHVDRDGALATAADIDARIAAGEKLGPLAGVPIAVKDNFCTVDMPTTCGSRMLEGWTPPYDATVVQRVRNAGLVIVGKTNMDEFAMGSSTETSAFGPSRNPWDTERIPGGSGGGSSAAVAARLVPLALGSDTGGSIRQPAAVTGTVGIKPTYGGVSRYGVVAMASSLDQPGPCANTAEDAALLQEIIGGLDEMDATSLDLSTDGLADAARSTSLEGLRVGIVEQFTGEGFQEGVQARFDEAVALLQELGASVTIVSCPKFDYAMAAYYLIQPSELSSNLARFDGMRYGLRAGDDGTHSAEEVMSLSREEGFGKEAKRRIIIGTYALSAGYADQFYGQAQKVRTLITKDFEAAFEHCDVLISPTTTSVAFKLGEKTADPIAMYMSDLCTTPSNLAGNASASFPIGLADGLPVGIQVIAPVGADARLYQVGGALEQALQQRWGGPLLDQAPQLETKGA is encoded by the coding sequence GTGAGCATGCTGACCACCAAGAGTGCGGCCGAGCTCGGCCGAATGATCGCGGGCGGGGAAGTGACCTCCGTCGAAGTCACCACCGCCTTCCTCGAGCGCATTGAAGCGCTTAACCCCACGCTGAACGCCTTCCTGCACGTCGATCGCGACGGCGCACTCGCCACGGCTGCCGACATCGATGCACGCATCGCCGCTGGCGAGAAGCTCGGCCCACTCGCGGGTGTGCCCATCGCGGTGAAGGACAACTTCTGCACCGTCGACATGCCCACCACCTGTGGCTCCCGCATGTTGGAAGGGTGGACCCCGCCCTACGACGCGACGGTGGTGCAGCGCGTACGCAACGCCGGCCTGGTGATCGTCGGCAAGACGAACATGGACGAGTTCGCGATGGGCTCGTCGACGGAAACCTCCGCGTTCGGGCCGAGCCGCAACCCCTGGGATACCGAGCGCATCCCCGGCGGGTCGGGCGGCGGTTCGTCGGCGGCGGTGGCTGCGCGACTCGTGCCGCTCGCGCTCGGCTCGGATACCGGCGGCTCCATCCGGCAGCCCGCCGCCGTGACGGGCACCGTCGGTATCAAGCCGACGTATGGCGGCGTCTCCCGGTACGGAGTCGTGGCGATGGCCTCGTCGCTCGACCAGCCCGGCCCCTGCGCGAACACCGCGGAGGATGCGGCGCTGCTGCAAGAGATCATCGGCGGCCTCGACGAGATGGACGCCACCAGCCTTGACCTCAGCACCGACGGGCTCGCCGACGCGGCACGTTCCACGTCGCTGGAGGGCCTGCGCGTGGGCATCGTCGAGCAGTTCACTGGCGAAGGGTTCCAAGAAGGCGTGCAGGCCCGGTTCGACGAGGCCGTCGCGCTGCTGCAGGAGCTCGGCGCGTCGGTAACCATTGTGTCGTGCCCGAAGTTCGACTACGCGATGGCGGCCTACTACCTCATTCAGCCTTCTGAGCTGTCGAGCAACCTGGCCCGCTTCGACGGTATGCGTTACGGCCTGCGCGCTGGCGACGACGGCACCCACTCGGCTGAGGAAGTGATGAGCCTCAGCCGCGAGGAAGGGTTCGGCAAGGAGGCGAAGCGGCGCATCATCATTGGCACCTATGCGCTGTCGGCCGGGTACGCGGACCAGTTCTACGGCCAGGCGCAGAAGGTGCGCACGCTGATCACCAAGGATTTCGAAGCGGCGTTCGAGCACTGCGACGTGCTCATTTCGCCGACGACCACCTCCGTCGCGTTCAAGCTCGGCGAGAAGACGGCGGACCCGATCGCGATGTACATGTCCGACCTGTGCACCACACCGTCGAACCTCGCCGGCAACGCATCGGCGTCGTTCCCGATTGGTCTCGCCGACGGGCTCCCCGTCGGCATCCAGGTGATCGCCCCGGTAGGAGCAGATGCTCGTCTGTACCAGGTGGGCGGCGCGCTAGAGCAGGCGCTGCAGCAGCGTTGGGGCGGTCCACTGCTCGACCAGGCACCGCAGCTCGAGACGAAAGGCGCATGA
- the gatB gene encoding Asp-tRNA(Asn)/Glu-tRNA(Gln) amidotransferase subunit GatB, translating into MDFDSALELFDPAVGLEVHVELNTKTKMFCGCANAFGAEPNTSTCPVCLGLPGSLPGINGKAVESAIRLGLALNCQIAPYSRMARKNYFYPDMTKNFQTSQYDEPICHDGWVDVEVEGKTFRVEIERAHMEEDAGKSTHQGSTGRLQGSEYSLLDYNRAGVPLIEIVTRPILGAGEHAPAVARAYVAYLREMVKALGISDARMEQGSLRCDANVSIARKGSDKLGTRTETKNVNSLRSIERAIRSEIERQADVLVAGESVFQETRHFDESSGTTSSGRPKSDADDYRYFAEPDLLPVAASPEWIEELRATLPEPPAQRRARLQEAWGFSDIDFAGIVGAGALDLVDATVAAGATPAAARKWWVSDLARRANEAGVELDAVGITPAQVAAVQELVDEGKINDKLARQVIDGVIAGEGEPAEVVDSRGLGVVSDEGALTAAVDDAIAANPDVADKIRGGKVQAAGALIGQVMKAMRGQADAAKVRELILEKLT; encoded by the coding sequence ATGGATTTCGATTCTGCACTTGAGCTCTTCGATCCGGCCGTCGGCCTCGAGGTGCACGTCGAGCTGAACACCAAGACGAAGATGTTCTGCGGCTGCGCCAACGCCTTTGGCGCCGAGCCCAACACCAGCACCTGCCCAGTGTGCCTGGGGCTTCCCGGCTCGCTGCCAGGCATCAACGGCAAGGCCGTCGAATCTGCGATCAGGCTGGGGCTGGCGCTGAACTGCCAGATCGCTCCGTACAGCCGCATGGCCCGGAAGAACTACTTCTACCCGGACATGACGAAGAACTTCCAGACCAGCCAATACGACGAACCCATCTGCCACGACGGCTGGGTGGACGTCGAGGTTGAGGGGAAGACGTTCCGCGTCGAGATTGAGCGTGCGCACATGGAGGAGGACGCCGGCAAGTCCACACACCAGGGCTCGACGGGACGCCTCCAGGGCTCGGAATACTCGCTGCTCGACTACAACCGAGCCGGTGTGCCGCTCATCGAGATCGTCACGCGCCCGATCCTTGGCGCAGGCGAACACGCACCCGCAGTTGCGCGTGCCTACGTCGCGTACCTTCGGGAGATGGTGAAGGCACTCGGCATCTCGGATGCACGCATGGAGCAGGGCTCACTTAGGTGTGACGCCAACGTCTCTATCGCTCGGAAGGGCTCCGACAAGCTCGGCACCCGCACCGAAACGAAGAACGTGAACTCGCTGCGCTCCATCGAGCGGGCAATCCGTTCCGAGATCGAGCGGCAGGCCGACGTGCTCGTGGCCGGCGAGAGCGTGTTCCAGGAGACGCGGCACTTCGACGAGTCGTCCGGCACCACCAGCTCGGGTAGGCCCAAGTCTGACGCCGACGATTACCGTTACTTCGCCGAACCCGATCTGCTGCCCGTGGCTGCCAGCCCGGAGTGGATCGAGGAACTGCGCGCCACGCTTCCCGAGCCGCCCGCCCAACGCCGCGCTCGGTTGCAAGAGGCGTGGGGTTTCTCCGATATCGACTTCGCCGGCATCGTCGGCGCCGGAGCGCTCGACCTCGTCGACGCCACGGTGGCCGCCGGTGCGACGCCCGCTGCGGCGCGAAAGTGGTGGGTGTCCGATTTGGCACGACGCGCGAACGAGGCCGGCGTGGAGCTCGACGCCGTTGGTATCACGCCCGCGCAGGTCGCGGCGGTGCAGGAACTCGTCGACGAAGGCAAGATCAACGACAAACTGGCTCGCCAGGTCATCGACGGCGTGATCGCCGGCGAGGGCGAGCCGGCTGAGGTTGTGGATTCCCGCGGGCTTGGCGTCGTATCTGACGAGGGCGCGCTCACTGCCGCCGTCGACGATGCCATCGCTGCCAACCCCGACGTCGCCGACAAGATTCGCGGCGGCAAGGTGCAGGCTGCCGGAGCGCTCATCGGCCAGGTGATGAAAGCGATGCGCGGCCAGGCTGACGCCGCCAAGGTGCGTGAACTGATTCTGGAGAAGCTCACGTAG
- a CDS encoding maleylpyruvate isomerase family mycothiol-dependent enzyme produces the protein MIFARRQRRQLLDVMRTAGPLAPTACEGWLVQDLAAHLWVREHRPSALPGIGVSRFAAHTDRLQMEGLHRLGFEGLLEKLERPGWVMRLVDPLVNGAEFYLHLEDVLRPRGERAELSSSDQEYLRKIALLLARKAQLGKPYRLVVTPTDGHTKSFGSGEQVVYVEGAPNELLLHFSGRDADVVITADDEPAYRASIAGL, from the coding sequence ATGATTTTTGCCCGCCGCCAACGTCGTCAATTGCTCGATGTCATGCGTACCGCTGGTCCGCTTGCCCCCACAGCCTGCGAGGGCTGGCTGGTGCAAGACCTTGCCGCGCATCTGTGGGTACGAGAGCATCGCCCGTCTGCGTTGCCGGGCATCGGCGTGTCGCGCTTCGCAGCACACACAGATCGGTTGCAGATGGAGGGGCTGCACCGGTTGGGTTTCGAGGGGTTACTGGAGAAGCTTGAGCGGCCTGGCTGGGTGATGCGTCTCGTCGATCCGCTGGTGAACGGCGCTGAGTTCTATCTGCACCTTGAAGACGTGCTGCGCCCGCGTGGCGAGCGCGCGGAGCTGAGTTCTAGCGACCAGGAGTATCTGCGTAAGATTGCGCTGCTGCTGGCGCGCAAGGCGCAGCTGGGCAAGCCGTACCGCCTGGTGGTGACGCCCACCGACGGGCACACCAAGTCGTTCGGCAGTGGCGAACAGGTGGTCTACGTCGAGGGCGCCCCCAACGAGCTGCTCCTCCACTTCAGCGGCCGCGACGCTGACGTCGTCATCACCGCCGACGACGAACCCGCCTACCGGGCTTCGATCGCGGGACTGTAG
- the hisI gene encoding phosphoribosyl-AMP cyclohydrolase produces the protein MPEITFNKDGLIPVIAQDAANGEVLMMAWMNEEALHLTQTTGRATYWSRSRNELWVKGDTSGHTQEVVSLWLDCDGDTILMKVNQVGAACHTGTRTCFSNPLEVQA, from the coding sequence ATGCCGGAGATCACCTTCAACAAAGACGGGCTCATCCCCGTCATCGCGCAAGACGCCGCCAACGGCGAAGTGCTCATGATGGCCTGGATGAACGAAGAAGCCTTGCACCTCACCCAAACCACCGGGCGCGCCACCTACTGGTCGCGCAGCCGTAACGAGCTGTGGGTCAAAGGCGACACCTCCGGGCACACCCAAGAGGTCGTGTCGCTATGGCTCGATTGCGACGGCGACACCATCCTCATGAAGGTCAACCAAGTGGGGGCAGCCTGCCACACCGGCACCCGCACTTGCTTCTCGAACCCCTTGGAGGTGCAAGCATGA
- a CDS encoding anthranilate synthase component I produces MISLDEFRARASHRRVIPVWQKLVADDLTPVALFDQLCRDRAGTFLLESAEAGAQGRWSIVGVRSEATLTSRAGEAHWSGRDIAGLDDHGSPLTLLRDALRELATEPDPDLPPFQAGLVGFLGYDIVRHLERLPEHTVDDLNLPELLFLLTSEVAILDHQQGELWLVANAINWDGSPERVDQAYERAAQAIDEMRARVCDARRPLTATPTEPAEVDIRRQRTSAEFEAIVRQAQEEIAAGEAFQIVASQRFDIPTSAHPFDVYRALRTTNPSPYMYYLNLDEFSIVGASPEALVQVRDGVATTRPIAGSRPRGATPHEDRQLAEELVADEKERAEHIMLVDLGRNDLGRICQPGSVVVEEMLEVHRYSHIMHLEAAVTGKLRADCSALDAVLACFPAGTLSGAPKVRAMEIIEQLEVTRRGLYGGVVGYLDFAGNAEVAIAIRTAVIADGVAHVQAGAGVVKDSVPAAEDAECSHKARAVVTAIQKAESWR; encoded by the coding sequence ATGATCAGCCTCGACGAATTCCGCGCCCGGGCGAGCCACCGTCGCGTCATCCCCGTGTGGCAAAAACTCGTGGCCGACGACCTGACCCCCGTCGCCTTGTTCGACCAACTCTGCCGCGACCGCGCGGGCACCTTCCTGCTCGAATCCGCGGAAGCCGGAGCGCAGGGGCGGTGGTCGATCGTCGGCGTGCGCTCCGAGGCGACGCTCACCTCCCGGGCCGGCGAGGCACACTGGAGTGGGCGCGACATCGCGGGCCTCGACGACCACGGCAGCCCGCTGACGTTGTTGCGCGACGCGTTGCGGGAACTCGCGACGGAGCCAGACCCCGACCTGCCACCCTTCCAGGCAGGCCTCGTGGGGTTCCTCGGCTACGACATCGTCCGCCACCTCGAACGCTTGCCGGAGCACACCGTCGACGACCTCAACCTCCCCGAGCTGCTGTTCCTGCTCACCAGCGAAGTTGCCATCCTCGACCACCAACAAGGCGAACTTTGGCTCGTCGCCAACGCCATCAACTGGGACGGCTCGCCGGAGCGCGTCGACCAAGCCTACGAGCGCGCCGCACAAGCCATCGACGAGATGCGTGCCCGGGTGTGTGATGCCAGACGCCCGCTCACCGCGACGCCCACCGAGCCCGCCGAAGTAGACATCCGACGCCAGCGCACCAGCGCCGAGTTCGAGGCCATCGTGCGGCAAGCGCAGGAAGAAATCGCGGCGGGGGAGGCCTTCCAGATCGTCGCCTCGCAACGCTTCGACATCCCCACCAGCGCACACCCCTTCGACGTGTACCGCGCGCTGCGCACCACCAACCCCAGCCCCTACATGTACTACCTCAATCTCGACGAGTTCTCGATCGTCGGGGCATCTCCCGAGGCGCTGGTACAGGTGCGCGACGGTGTCGCCACCACGCGCCCCATCGCCGGCTCGCGCCCCCGTGGGGCCACCCCGCACGAAGACCGCCAGCTCGCCGAAGAACTCGTCGCAGACGAGAAGGAACGCGCAGAGCACATCATGCTGGTCGATCTCGGCCGCAACGACTTGGGGCGCATCTGCCAGCCCGGCAGCGTCGTCGTGGAGGAGATGCTCGAGGTGCATCGCTACTCGCACATCATGCATCTCGAAGCTGCGGTGACGGGGAAGCTGCGCGCCGACTGCAGCGCCCTCGATGCCGTGCTTGCCTGCTTTCCGGCGGGAACCCTCTCCGGTGCGCCCAAGGTGCGGGCGATGGAGATCATCGAACAGCTGGAGGTCACCCGTCGGGGCCTCTATGGCGGTGTCGTGGGCTACCTCGACTTCGCCGGCAACGCCGAGGTCGCCATCGCGATTCGCACCGCCGTGATTGCCGACGGCGTCGCTCACGTCCAGGCGGGCGCCGGCGTCGTGAAGGACTCGGTGCCGGCGGCCGAGGACGCCGAGTGCTCCCACAAGGCCAGGGCCGTCGTCACAGCGATCCAGAAGGCGGAATCGTGGCGCTGA
- a CDS encoding cytochrome b5-like heme/steroid binding domain-containing protein encodes MVILAGLPLHPLIVHLPVVLLPLAALGIIFLTAQPKARRRMALPTIVVLAVGFISTIVAKKTGEALAPYVGGEPTTHAELGRWLVWASLLFLVVGGGWLWWVRHDVRIAGKSDQTARMKLLGGMISSFIGLGVLALTVTVGHLGAQATWMDVVNPPSKPTQTAPNGVTMLEVSKHASPDDCWVAVAGNAYDLSDWLPRHPGGPSKIGRICGTDATAEFTKKHGEEQRPHTTLEQYKIGPLVG; translated from the coding sequence ATGGTTATTCTTGCCGGCCTTCCCCTGCACCCTCTGATCGTGCACCTTCCCGTCGTGCTGCTGCCGCTTGCCGCGCTGGGCATCATCTTCCTCACCGCCCAGCCGAAGGCACGTCGACGCATGGCGCTGCCGACCATCGTCGTACTCGCAGTGGGGTTCATCTCCACCATCGTCGCGAAGAAGACCGGCGAAGCGCTTGCGCCATACGTCGGGGGCGAACCCACCACCCACGCTGAGCTGGGGCGTTGGTTGGTGTGGGCGTCGTTGCTGTTCCTCGTAGTCGGGGGTGGTTGGCTGTGGTGGGTACGCCACGACGTGCGTATCGCCGGAAAGTCAGACCAAACCGCCCGGATGAAGTTGCTTGGGGGAATGATCTCGTCGTTCATCGGCCTGGGAGTGTTGGCGCTCACGGTCACCGTCGGGCATCTTGGCGCCCAGGCCACCTGGATGGACGTCGTCAACCCTCCGAGCAAGCCTACGCAGACGGCCCCGAACGGCGTCACCATGCTGGAAGTGTCCAAGCATGCTTCCCCCGACGACTGCTGGGTTGCTGTGGCCGGGAACGCTTACGACTTGAGCGACTGGCTGCCTCGCCACCCGGGTGGCCCCAGCAAGATCGGTCGAATCTGCGGCACCGACGCCACTGCCGAGTTCACTAAGAAGCACGGCGAAGAACAGCGACCACACACCACGCTCGAGCAGTACAAGATTGGCCCGTTGGTGGGGTGA
- a CDS encoding A/G-specific adenine glycosylase: MTDPYSLLAPWYAQHARDLPWRLPNFPAWGTLVSEIMLQQTQAARVAVEIDRWLTRWPTPAALAAAPTADVLRAWGNLGYPRRALRLQQAAREIVERHDGEVPDDVEALLALPGVGDYTARAVAVFHYRQRHPVVDTNVRRVVARYVHGLANQAGAKRSDLTDVERLLPADPDEAGLVDAALMELGALVCTSKSPACDACPLQLRCAWVRAGKPDNAPTGRPRQAKFEGSDRQARGKVLGALRAADGPLAEADVEALWPDAVQRERAVASLVADGLVEATPQGLSLPR; this comes from the coding sequence ATGACTGACCCCTACAGCCTGCTCGCTCCTTGGTACGCACAGCATGCCCGCGACCTGCCATGGCGACTCCCGAACTTTCCTGCCTGGGGCACGTTGGTGAGCGAGATCATGCTGCAACAGACGCAGGCAGCCAGGGTCGCCGTCGAGATCGATCGGTGGCTCACGAGGTGGCCGACGCCGGCTGCGCTGGCAGCCGCCCCCACCGCTGACGTGCTGCGCGCATGGGGGAACCTGGGCTACCCACGCCGTGCGTTGCGCCTGCAGCAGGCTGCGCGGGAGATCGTCGAGCGACACGACGGCGAGGTGCCCGACGACGTGGAAGCCCTGCTCGCATTGCCCGGCGTCGGTGATTACACCGCGCGCGCCGTCGCCGTGTTCCACTACCGTCAGCGACATCCCGTCGTGGATACAAATGTTCGACGAGTGGTGGCTCGTTACGTGCATGGCCTGGCCAATCAAGCCGGTGCGAAGCGCAGCGACCTCACTGACGTGGAACGGCTGCTACCCGCTGATCCGGATGAGGCGGGGCTCGTCGACGCGGCGCTCATGGAGCTCGGCGCGCTGGTGTGCACGAGCAAGTCGCCGGCTTGCGACGCGTGTCCGTTGCAGCTCCGGTGCGCCTGGGTGCGGGCGGGCAAACCGGACAATGCCCCAACAGGGAGACCGCGACAGGCGAAGTTCGAGGGCAGCGACCGTCAGGCCCGCGGGAAGGTGTTGGGGGCGTTGCGGGCGGCCGACGGGCCGCTTGCAGAAGCCGATGTCGAGGCGCTCTGGCCCGATGCGGTGCAGCGCGAGCGCGCAGTGGCGTCGCTCGTGGCCGACGGACTCGTGGAAGCCACACCGCAGGGGCTCAGTCTGCCGCGGTGA
- a CDS encoding HGxxPAAW family protein, translated as MRMASTARYYHHGQSPAAWTGSILAAIGFIIAFIGVMLGPSWVVVIIGGGVVLLAGLVTMVMKAMGLGQP; from the coding sequence ATGAGGATGGCGAGCACAGCCCGTTACTACCACCACGGTCAGAGCCCCGCGGCGTGGACCGGCAGCATTCTGGCGGCGATCGGTTTTATCATCGCCTTCATTGGAGTCATGCTCGGCCCCTCCTGGGTGGTCGTCATCATCGGTGGTGGCGTGGTGCTGCTCGCCGGCCTTGTCACGATGGTGATGAAGGCGATGGGCCTCGGCCAGCCGTGA
- the trpC gene encoding indole-3-glycerol phosphate synthase TrpC, whose protein sequence is MSVLDSIIAGVRADMDERRSRVPLTTLEQQLEACPPTRNPMSVFRDDGLSVIAEVKRKSPSKGALAAIDDPAALAHEYEAGGASAISVLTEQRRFGGSLDDLDAVRARVEIPVLRKDFMVDEYQFLEARVHGADLVLLIVAALTDAELARFLQLARDLQLTPLVEVHTAKEADRALTAGAELIGVNNRNLKTLDVDLANFGRLASHIGDDVVRVAESGIFTPDDARRVRDEGADVILVGEALVRHGQPRQAVSALRAS, encoded by the coding sequence GTGAGCGTCCTCGACTCCATCATCGCCGGGGTTCGTGCCGACATGGACGAACGCCGGAGCCGCGTCCCTCTCACGACGCTCGAGCAGCAGCTCGAGGCGTGCCCGCCAACGCGCAACCCCATGTCCGTGTTTCGCGACGACGGGCTGAGCGTCATTGCGGAAGTGAAGCGCAAGTCGCCGTCGAAGGGGGCACTCGCTGCCATCGACGACCCAGCCGCGCTGGCACACGAGTACGAGGCGGGCGGCGCGTCGGCCATCTCCGTTCTCACCGAGCAGCGCAGGTTTGGCGGTTCACTCGACGACCTCGATGCCGTCCGCGCCCGGGTGGAAATCCCGGTGCTGCGCAAGGATTTCATGGTCGACGAGTACCAGTTCCTTGAAGCGCGGGTGCATGGCGCCGACCTCGTGCTCCTCATCGTCGCAGCCCTCACCGACGCTGAGCTCGCTCGCTTCCTCCAACTGGCCCGCGATCTGCAGCTCACCCCACTGGTGGAAGTGCACACTGCCAAGGAAGCCGACCGCGCGCTCACTGCCGGAGCGGAGCTCATCGGCGTCAACAACCGCAACCTGAAAACCCTCGACGTGGACCTCGCCAATTTCGGGCGGCTCGCCAGCCACATCGGCGACGATGTGGTACGCGTCGCTGAATCGGGCATTTTCACCCCCGACGACGCCCGCCGCGTGCGCGACGAGGGCGCCGACGTGATCCTCGTCGGCGAGGCGCTCGTGCGTCACGGCCAGCCGAGACAGGCCGTCAGCGCGTTGCGCGCCAG